The following is a genomic window from Musa acuminata AAA Group cultivar baxijiao unplaced genomic scaffold, Cavendish_Baxijiao_AAA HiC_scaffold_1065, whole genome shotgun sequence.
GAATATCTGACTACTTTACTACTTATCAGCCTTATGTTACAAAGCAATAGTAGGTGTCAACATCTAACCAAGGGAATAGCTACACAAGGTTTGATAGAGTTTGATGCTCATTCATGTTTATTGCTTCCTAAATGAAATCTTGTTATTTAACTATTTCAGGAGACTCCTCTAGGTTTAGGGAATATAGAAGCTTTACTTCCTGACTCGATGAGCTAAAACTGCCACTTGATAGAGTAAATCATTTTGGGTTTTTAGAAAAATCCTGCTCTTGCCTAACCTAGCATTGGTTAAGTAATCATTGCCAACTTTAGCTCTTTTTTGTCACGCTAAAAGGTGACCACAGAATCTCACACATTGCAATGCCCAGTCACTAGTTGGTTTCTAGTAGTGAGCTATACATAAGTGTCAATGATAATCATGAGGTGGTCATAATAAAACACATGAAAGGATGCATCCACAGTATAAGGAATTTATTTTCTTTCCTAAATTTCAATTTCTATTCATCTCTTTGTATAAGGATAATAGAATACTCCATTCTGCAATGTCTATTTATGTTCTCTTAATGACATTATCTCTACTTGATCATTTAAGGGAAAATACTTCTAATTTAGGCTTAATTAGATACAAGACAGGATAATATGATAGCAAAAACATGTCTACCTGAGGTATCACAATCGCCAAATTTAAGATGCCCATCGCCAACCCTGCAGTCAAGAGAAGTATTAGAAacaaaaacacaaagcagaacaaCAAGGAGAGATGGAATAGAATCAACTCGTCACTCACCTTGGCCAAATCCTAAAGGTTCTGTACGTGCAGAAATCATTGCATAAGGAATAGTATATGTGACCTGCAAAAAAAGGTCAATACTGATCAAACAAATTAATAAGATGTGCCAACAAATAGTGAAAATAATAAAATGACTCACTGCCAAAGGTGCCCCAAGGATCGTAAAAATAACAAGTGAAGCAACAACAACACCATCCGGAGGAAGTCCATTTTGTGGGTATTCCTTATTTTTTGCCCAAGAAGATATTATAAGCATTGCTAAAAAGCACAAAAACATGAGAATGTTGGCAATTCCCCAGGTCAAGCCAGCACCCCACTTTCTGCAGATTTTTTCCAAGGCCACCGAGGTACATCCAAGAACAACAGAGTTCAACAATAGACCAGAAGCACCCATTCTGACTCCAATTTGATAATTCGTCCCTTCATTTGGATCTCCCTTGTAGATCTCCCGGCCCATCCAATCAGTATCAAAAAGAATGAATGGAAACCATCCTATCCAAGTAAGTGCAGTGACAATTAGAACCATCCAAATAGGCAGAGTTAGATACCTACACGAACCAATTAATTCCCATAGAAAAGCCTCATGCTCAGTATTTAACTGCACTTGTGTCTCTCCGGCAGAATCCATAAGTCCACCAGCAGAAGAAAGAGGAGTTTCCTTGGCTGATAATACAGTGATGCAAGTAGTGATTGCAAGAATAACAACATCAAGAAGAAAAGCAGATTTGAGATTGGCACAATTTATGCCGCATGCTGAAGTGACACTGAAGGGAAATATGCTAAACCAACGACTAAAAGATCCAGTAGCATAGCCGAGTATATTCCCCAGTGCCATGAAGAGTGAAAAATAAGCATTAGCTACCCGAGTCCGTCTGTGATCCTTGCCTGAAATTgcaggaaagaaaaggaaaaagataaACATGTATTAGGTAACTTGTACAGCTAACATGAAGTAACTTACGCACTGATCATGCTGACTTGGTCTACAGCACTACCCCTTAGGTAATCCTGCCAGGTGACAAGCAAGTCAGCTTGATCTTCTGTCTCATGGTAAAATGAATAGAAGAGACTTCCCATCAGAACATATTTTGTTTGCCACTATTTATAACCTTTAAGAATCTCTGTTATACAGAACCCCTCAAaattggaggaaaaaaaaaaaagccagacCTTAAGAGAATGGGGCATGTGGCCATCGATCTCATAATTTAATCAAACCCACCGTGTGCAAGACCAAAGAAACATggcaaataacaaaataaaatagcCAAACAGATGCAGCAAGGTGTACATGAGAGCACAATCATCAATTTTCATGGAATTTGAAGCTTCATAGAGATATTTACAGAAAGCAGTTCACACATGTGAGGAGACCACTCACCACCAAAAACTAGTTTCAGGCAATTTTTATTTTGAGCTGGAATAGGAGTGAGATACTTGAAGTGATCTATAGGCAAAGTTCTACAAGGGTCATCAATATCATCACGGCACATTTATACTTAAGGCCATAAAAGTCTAATGGCAACCCATGAAAGACCATACAAACATAAGATGATGAAATCTAGCAGTTGGTCTGTTGGAATTGCTATTAAATCCTGCAGTAGGAAGGTGACTGCCAAGTCAACATCTCGTAGCTGAGCCAATGTCGCCTCACCAAGAAATCAGACGCAACAGCACAAGGTCAAATTAATGCAGATTAATCACAAGTTTAGCAACATTAAGTTCGCCAATATGTGCAATACGTTACCCAATTTAGAATGATTTCAAGCTTGTCTTCTCCTTCTAGGCGACATAAACGCTTCCACAAGGACAGCTATTAAGAGCAACCACAGACATCAGTGGGATACGGTGCCCTTGGTCGTAATTTACCTAAAACTTAAGGACATTTACGCACGCTTGAAGCAAGGAAGGGTTATCTAGAGCAACCACAGACATCGCTGGGATACGGTGTCCTTCGTCCTAATTTACCTAAAAGTTAAGGGCATTTACGCACGCTTGAAGCCAGCGGCGACCCGATCTCAAGGAGAAAAAGAAGGGGGAGGGGTGGGTGTAAGAGGTTGGGGAGAGGGGAGTATCGACGGACCTGTGAGATCGGCAAGGAGCGCCCTGCAGGGTCCCTGGGTGGTGTTGTTCCCAACGTCCAGCAGCCAAAACCCTAGCAGGTAGACGGCGATCGCGCGGTACCGGGTCTCCCCGCCGCCGGGGTCGCCGAGGGCGCTGCCGATGTCCGCAGAGAACCCGACGAGAAGGACGGCGGTGGATATAGCGGCGGCCCCGCCGACGATGTATGGTCTTCGGCGGCCGAATGGGCTGGCGCAGCGGTCGCTCATGTGGCCGACGAAGGGCTGGACGATGAGGCCGGAGAGCGGCCCGCAGAGCCACACTAGACTGGCCCACTGGTGGGGGATCCCCAGCTCCTGCACGTACGGCGTGAGCAGCGACAGCTGGAGCGCCCACCCGAACTGCACCCCGCACGCCACCGACGCCACCCGCAGCAGCTGCCGCCGCGAGACCTTGTGCGGCAGCGCCACCGCCTCCCTTCCCCCCGcctctgccgccgccgccgccatcgccGTCGTCGATGGCCTATGGCGCCCGGGAACCGTCATCCTCCACTCTCCTCCGCTCCGCTTCCACCACCTCcctttcccttctctctctctctctctctctctctctctcgggatagaaaaaggaaaaaacgaAACGGATTAGAGCATCCGACTACAAAACGATCCGAGGAGATTGGCGAGGCTCGCTGTATGTAATAGACTTCAGAAGCAGGCAAAGTGAGTGGGGGACAGATGCGGGTCCCACTCCTCCAGTCCTTCTCCTTGTTCGTTCTCGCCTACAGTGACGGTTGGTCCCGCACCGCCCACCACGACCGCGGAGCCCACCGCCCTTGGGTCGGGTAATGGCCTCGCCCGAAGTCTATCGGATTTTTGGGCGGGTCGATCGGATTATATAGAATCCGTTAAGATGGTGACGCGCGCACCACAAGGCAAGCGGGTCGGACACCCCTGATCACGCCAGGTTCCCGTTCTCAGCAGCTGCTCCTCTTGTGCGCCGCGGGACAGCAGACGCGGTGGTGGCGATCGCTTTCGGCGGAGCAGGTGCCGCGTTCAGACAACGATGAACGGCATCTCCACCGTCGACGTCCTACTCGATCCGCATACCTGCGACACTGATCGCACAGGAACCGCATCGTGAGTGGGTCCCTTTTCCAGCCCCGGTCACGTAGGTGCTCAGGGAAGAGACGTGACCGGGGGGATGACGACCGGAGATTCTTTTGAGCTACTCGAGGAGCGATATGATGACGGCAGGTGGGCGGAGCGCGCGGTGAGGTCGTCCTCGGGACGCATGACAGCGTCGCATATGGCCCAactcagattccttttcattcaAAGCAACATTTTTGTTACGTCACGTGCGGCCGCCTCACTGGCTCTTGCGCATTCCGTTGCCTCGCGGCTCTCCGGTTCTTACCGCAGAACCTCCTCCGGCTTCTGGAACTTACCACACAGCAGCAGTCTCTGTCTATCTTTACCGTGTGAACACCGACGCTAcaatattcttttttcttttttccccatttgttcaaactttttttttacttttttttcttaagaaaaaaactattttatggataaaaaataaaaaaaataatattcgtcaaatatatgatttttttgacATTCCATTAATAAAGATGATGTTGATTTGTCAATAATGATAAAACGACAATAGATCAATGATTGCTCCAAAAAATGTGAGCATCTCCGGTCCGTCTGTGACAAGTGATTAGCAGACAAAGATTTAGCTGTCAAATAAGATAGCATTTCTTCTCATAAATATCAGCACATCAATCAATGGTTATATATTTATTGATTTGTTTATTATAAGTCCCAAAATAATATGACTGGTTATCGTTGAAATAATTAATGTTCGAGTGGCAGAGTCGCATAGATTTCTGTTCATTTATGTCATGTCTTGTTCTTTTCTTGTCACCATCGGCACTTGCTTCGTTAAATTATTAATGTGACTGATGTTTGCATTTATGTAAgtcaaactaaaaaataaaacgtcatttaattatatatttttaatagaaaATTCATATAAACGTTAATTATTTGTGCAATAAATACATTAATCGATCCTAATTTCTgacgataaaaataataataataatattttttatttctgatAATTTTTCTTCCTCCTTGTGTTTTAGGCGGCATTTAGATTTAGTAGGGTTTGATTCTTCACCTGTGGGATAGGGATTCCTCAGCCTCTGCTTCCTCTTTTGCTCGTGCCCGTCGTCTCCACGATCGGCGCAGTGGAGGATGGACCGTCGCGATCATTAACAAATGCATCGGGTCTCTGCGGCAGCGATGGCAtttagaagaagaggagaagcaggTGGAAGAATCACTTGCCGTCGAATCATCTCCTCCTCTTTCGACGTCTGCCAACGACGAACTACCGCGCAGGTGCTCGATCCCCAATTTCTATGTATATATGTACGATGTGGTTTGACACCCTATGGTATATATTGTGATCTGTATTGTCGTCTCCGTGTTCTTGTCTTTCTTTGCTGTAATTGATGCCCAAGACCTAACTGGTGTTCGTATCTCGGAGATGTAGTACCATAACTTTCTTGCGAGTGGGACATGAGTTGCCTCTTAGGAATACCAAGAACTGGTGACAATTATGTGATTTTTCTACTTAGACTAATATAATGAGCATATCATGTAAGAACACTTTAGATCTGTCTCTTGGTTCAGGTATAATGAGGATTATCAAGTGGTTAGAGAGTTAACTTGCTGAACACTATCGGATTAAGAATGATAAATTAATTAATTCAGAGTGATTTGGGTTGGATAATCTGGGATGGATGGTTAAATTATCTTCTACCTATCAAAGTACATAAGATGGTTAAAATTAGCTAGATTGTGATAATTAATCCGAATATAACGCCCGAACAAATGTAGCTCGATGATGAGCTTTTTGTTCTGTTAATTGTCATTACGAAAAAGCTGTATGATTTGGCTTTCCAGTGAGGTGTTTCTTGTTGAACACTAATTCGTAGAACTTAGCTGTTGATGGTTTGGCATACTCGCAACAATATTGCCAGGCAAAGCTATTCCAAATTGATTCCATTAAACCTTAGTGATGGTGATAAAGATGAACAATGTtaccttcattttgctttattacaATTTGTATGCGTTTCATCATGCTCTTGATAGCCCACTAGGTAAAATCGAATTTTACCATGTATCTACGGATCAGAGGAGAGGAGTCAACCCAGTGCTGAAAGTTTAAATATTGAATAAAAAGGGTTTAAGAATGCTTGTATCGTGTATTTTCGGGCCTCTCCATGTGTTTGTGTGTTTCTTGATGTCAATATACCCAAccacaaatagttgggacattaggACTTGTTGTTATGCTACGTTCAAAATGCATTTGATTTCTTCAGACTTTCCATGACCAGTTTTCAAAACATTATGAAGGATTCCTTGCCATTCTGTTTTTATAACTCAAGAAAATGCATTCCTTCTGTTTCAACACTACTCTCTAAAATAATATCTGACCTTTCAGAGGCTGCAGAATTTTTCAACAGGTATGTTCTTGAATACGCATATATCGGAAGTTCTCTCAAAGTTCTTTCCAGCTACAGTTCTGCCCAGATATCGGAAGTAAATTATCAGTGGTTCAGAAGACAAGTCTGTGTACCACTGGGAACTCCAAACAAGAAATCTTGTGCAGAAACTGGAAGTTCACGAGTATCATGCCACCCATCTCAAAACATGATTGCTTCTGGGGTAATTGATGACAATAAGGCAGTGAAAATATGTTTCAGAAGAAGTAAGATCAGCCGGAAAACTGGTATTTCTTCTT
Proteins encoded in this region:
- the LOC135666046 gene encoding sucrose transport protein SUT2-like isoform X2, with protein sequence MTVPGRHRPSTTAMAAAAAEAGGREAVALPHKVSRRQLLRVASVACGVQFGWALQLSLLTPYVQELGIPHQWASLVWLCGPLSGLIVQPFVGHMSDRCASPFGRRRPYIVGGAAAISTAVLLVGFSADIGSALGDPGGGETRYRAIAVYLLGFWLLDVGNNTTQGPCRALLADLTGKDHRRTRVANAYFSLFMALGNILGYATGSFSRWFSIFPFSVTSACGINCANLKSAFLLDVVILAITTCITVLSAKETPLSSAGGLMDSAGETQVQLNTEHEAFLWELIGSCRYLTLPIWMVLIVTALTWIGWFPFILFDTDWMGREIYKGDPNEGTNYQIGVRMGASGLLLNSVVLGCTSVALEKICRKWGAGLTWGIANILMFLCFLAMLIISSWAKNKEYPQNGLPPDGVVVASLVIFTILGAPLAVTYTIPYAMISARTEPLGFGQGLAMGILNLAIVIPQEVHFLGSLRMNQSSSPLRSYVEDVITCCFETNIDESEVSVDLRMDRK
- the LOC135666046 gene encoding sucrose transport protein SUT2-like isoform X1; this encodes MTVPGRHRPSTTAMAAAAAEAGGREAVALPHKVSRRQLLRVASVACGVQFGWALQLSLLTPYVQELGIPHQWASLVWLCGPLSGLIVQPFVGHMSDRCASPFGRRRPYIVGGAAAISTAVLLVGFSADIGSALGDPGGGETRYRAIAVYLLGFWLLDVGNNTTQGPCRALLADLTGKDHRRTRVANAYFSLFMALGNILGYATGSFSRWFSIFPFSVTSACGINCANLKSAFLLDVVILAITTCITVLSAKETPLSSAGGLMDSAGETQVQLNTEHEAFLWELIGSCRYLTLPIWMVLIVTALTWIGWFPFILFDTDWMGREIYKGDPNEGTNYQIGVRMGASGLLLNSVVLGCTSVALEKICRKWGAGLTWGIANILMFLCFLAMLIISSWAKNKEYPQNGLPPDGVVVASLVIFTILGAPLAVTYTIPYAMISARTEPLGFGQGLAMGILNLAIVIPQVLISVGSGPLDQLFGGGNSPAFAVGALAAFVSGLVAIIGIPRSQIAGRRGQR